The genomic region AATCCAATAACAAGATGCATGGAGTGTTAGTAGTTGATCCTAAACTTCCACCAAGGTGACAGAGGATTATAACCATCCAATGACCCCTGCAAATAAATTAtcttcacattattattattataattataattattattattattattattattattttaatttaattgtTTTACAACTACTAATCTGATCTAACTATTGAATGTCACATACTAATATTCAAAATGCAAATCCAGACACCCCTAAACATAACCTACAAATGAGTACTGACCCGTATACAATGGGGAAAAATACGTATCTTCTAGAAAATACGTCTTTCTTTTTTATCCACCTCAGCACTTTCTCTTTGTTTGAATCATCAGAATACAAAACATACCATAATGGATCAAGGTATGTGAATGCACTCTTTTTATCTTCTGAAAAGTTGAGCCATAGATTCCTGTACACAATTAAAATgacatattaatgtcaaaatacaaGAGTAAATtgcagtgtttttttttttttttttttttttttttttttttttttttttttaatttgaatgAAATGTAACGTTTAGCTCACCCCAGGTAATTTTGGACTATCTCGGAGCTCATCTTCCTTGAAATACAATCTTGGCTTATATTTTTCTTGCAATTCCCGAATCTTTGAGGAGTAATGGTGCATGGATTACGATAATCACGAGAGTCGTTAACCTCTTCAACTACATCTTTTTTACTACCTTGGTTTACTCTCATGCTACGGCTCCCACTTTTTTTACGAGTTACGTTGCATGGATTAAGATAATCATGAGAGTCGTTAACCTCTTCAACGACACCTTTTCTACTACCTTTGGTTACTCTCGTGCTACGGGTCCCACTTTTTTTACGAGTGATGGTGCATGGATTCTTGTAATCCTCAGATTCATAAAGATCTTTAACTAGTTTTGTTTTACTAGTTTCGTTTGCAGTGTCGTTGGGTGTCTTTCTTCTTTTACAAATAACGGTGCATCGATTATGGTTATCTTTAGGGTCACTAATCTCTTCAATTGGTACCTTTTTACTTCTGTTACTTGAACTCGGAGGCGGATGCTTCACATAAGTTTCTCTGCAAGTTTGTAaagataaaatatatagatatagatatatgcatCAAAATATCAGGCTAATGAATTGGGGACCAGGTAGCATATCACAGAACTACATATTCATCTGCATAGATTGACTATTAGTGTTGTAGACTTGTAAAACAGATACAACACTGCAATTTGCAATTTGCAATTTGCAACAATGTAGTTATATTTGTAATTCTACAGCAAAATGAATCATTCATTGAACTATTATTTCATTTTTCATGTAAGTTCAATTTCTATACACAGTAGTTCTTCATTCAACCAAATTGAAGGGGATAACACAACTGTTGTTAACATTAAATAGTGCATCAAAGACTACATGAACCCTAATTATTAGCTCACTCCCTACATGAACCCTAATTTATACCTTATTGCACAGTTTGATCAGTACAAATCATATAATCTACAATAATAAAGGGTGGATTAGTACTTAAAAAAGTAGCTACTAACCTATCACCATATTTAAGCAAGTTGCGCCATTTGTCCTGCAAATAATTGTAAAATCAAAATCAATCAATACTTAATTTAACTTCAAAAGTAATTTATACTTAAAATGGTAATGATAATTAttgaaacaaaaaaataaataaataaacaaacaaaaTACCTTAATATCAATATTGTTACGATTAGAGAGTGAAGAAGCAAATCGAGGATCATTGAGAATAAGTCGCCATTTGCCAACACCGTGTTTTTTAATACCACTTTTCAGAGCTTCCTCTTCTTCGTTCGTCCATTTCCTTTTTTGCTTTCCCATGATCTTACTGTGATTTTGTTACTGTATCGTATGTGtaggtatttatttatttatttatttatgtattctaGTACTAGAAATTCTAGTAGACTAGATGGTAATGATGGGTCCCTCACATCAAACACACTTTTACAATTTACTtcaattaatttaattttaatgtttgattttttttttcttctgattaATGCGATCTGATATGAATTCACATGTTTTTGTCTTTTATGATTTTTTAAATGTATAAAAACCAAGGTTGGAAAACTCGTTATTCGTATTTTCCGGATTAATCGGTAGAAATTTGAAAAACTAGTTATTCGTATTTGAGATTAATCTGTTGAAAAGAGTAATTGGCAATTCAATAATTAATTAGAGATTAATCAGGTCGTACTCTTTtacatttaaataatatatatttgaaaatatattatatgtttaaacatagaaGAAAACTATAAATATAAACATTAAGTTTAATATAACTATCTAAAATCGGTAAATTTGATTTAAAttctaaaattcaagtttaaatttatgTTTACATGTTGACCAATTTTTTACCGACTTTGATCAACAATTCCGATTTAACCTATTAATTGACGTTGATCgattaattaaacgaattttgaGTTATCAGAACGAACTGTTCTTAAAAAGAATTAATCAAGGATTAATCGAGGTTTTTTTGCAAAAGTGATGAAAACTACTCCATCCGATCAAATCTTGTGATGGCTAATAAAACTATTGATTTGGTTACACCTTATTTTAGAGTGAAAATACTTGTCCTCCATAATCGCTAAAATAGAGAAAAATTCGtcactttttcaccatattttttgTTATCTTTTGGAGCTACAATTCTCGTATTTCACGGTGTTTTATTCAAATTAGTTATTTGTATCTTGTTAGTTTGTAGAGTATAGTTTCGATAATTATTTGGGTATTGTCAAGTTGAGACTTGGTATAGATAGTTTGTATGTTTGTCGCTTTCTAGTACAAACCTCATCTAGTTCTCTCTTGTATTTTTTGACGTTTTCTTTTAAAAAACGTTTcccatttttatataaattttctttattttggccataaaataaaaaaataaatgtcATGAGacaaattgtaacgacccgtcaaaatcgctattgacgcggcacgttaatcattgattccacagtgaggttttgacctctatatgatacgttttgataaaatattgcattcattaaaataagtgactttctaaacatagaaagttataaacatgtgggcgagtgcttaagtataagcatatctccaaaatacataagtctttattttacatgttgacatcacagtcaaattatttattacacaacgtagttaaTATCCttattttatatgtatgtatatttcttcagatgtaatacagatttaatgagttaatatcatattaagctcatttgatttttaacttgaattagaaatgaataatctctaaaacattagagattacataatcttcgctgagtatttcactaatgaaatcaatacttcattatttattcttattgatattccttggtgaagggtgttgatattcgtggaattcttgcaaacttcgcaaggtgcaaatgatgttttctagaaagtttcgagtgcatcgaagatgaaagtgtaaaatcaaccatgttattgaataatacacttggtttattatgaaatgaaattcattgaattgaaacagagattgtagttatcgatgattaagccgttaatgaaggatgtacatcattgcatattagtaatatgaactaaccgagtagtacctaccagttaagattcacacataatagcttagtacgaaaatatttattttgatttcaaaattcatatatattaaatatacataaaatttcttcaggggaaatgagttaatacttcatcggttattgttgctggtatttcttggtaactacggtgcgtatgacgttgatgctcgtggaacagattgtgaagttgaggtttgcaatgcagatgttgttggtggtggtaatggtactgttggtgttgttgtcggtggtactgttgatgccggtgatgctgctggtgtttgtaacctttgcaccatattctctgtagcgaccccgacaaatcgtcaagtgacggcgtcgactacgtaggtcccattacctggtcataagtctttaaaacagacgtttgacccaaaatatgtcgcatccattcaagtgtaaagattgtttcaaagtttacaaagataattgaccacaagttaagttacaacgttataagtacaaatgaaaactatgcgacacagtttaaataagttcaaaagatgctccaaagtgcatgtatactcgacatccaagcaagtatcaaaagagtgcggaagcatgtatcactaagcattcataacctgagaaaacatagaagaatctgtcaacgaaaacgttggtgaaatcataggtttagtaagtattaaacgttgtttttgaaccacaagattttgtatttccataacgtagattatccaaatcatttgcattccaaaagtgttgttatacgcgagcactcaattatcaaaacttaaccaacgttaccccatcacacagtgctagaacccacactaaaacacaaaaatatatttcatccgcataacggtagcgaaccgtccgaatgagggtttgttaaacccgtatggccacacaatataagttctcgcttacaccctgcaagtgtaactaatgataatcgaattgaggcatttttgttctaactcgcacgtggaatgtttgttttcacacttgtgttcaaaacataaaagtaagtagtacaagatgtaacaaagtatatgttttctcagcccacgatttaaaagtataaaagttgttgaaaaggtgggactatgatctcaccttgagcgcaagagttaataaagtacttcaacgagtaaacgcgtgcaaagacaaggctagtcttgacctaaacatataggttatatcaataacggtaaacacaaacggtcaaagatgttcaattagtcctatggctcgttacgactcgattacgtagcatgtgaatcaattagtcaagtttcatgcacgatacaagtaactaagcatgttagaacgatcgtataattgtttggttaagtttgactaaaagtcaaacttggtcaaagtcaaggtcaacggggtcgggtcgggtatccgacaattttctcatgatgagaaatcatttatgagcagaatggccaagtttcatgttaatcggagttacggttaagcgggaaacattttgtgaaaggaaaaataaaaacacaaaatgagctgggcatatgcgcggcgcgctatgggttgcgcggcgcgcacccaagtgtaaatcctggtcagaacttaaccacgaaggcaaacatctgggatttctaattctgcacggcgcgcgggtatatgcgcggcgcgcaatacctgggaaacatgcagtttgcagaaaaatggtccaagtcacgaaccaaaactcaaattgacatattttatgaaccgaaaacatccaaaatgcatactatatatcgttggaaaggtaatttgacaggaaaaacaactaaacacgtttcatcaaacaaacttccacttacaacaaccaaaaaccgcaattaaacattcataatcaaagttcaagttccaaaaacgcattttatgattcgggcaaccaatttacatgtatgttatgccgtttcgaaggtaatcaaacatacaatccaactaaacacttaccaataataatccatggcattcaatgcatcaaaagtccatttcaagttcatcaaaccctaacccaaattcaccaaaatcaataatcaagttcatgaagttttctaaggcaacctacacatcaaattgaagctagtgatgctagtaacacaattaaaacatcaacttttaacacctaacaacatatgatcatcctaaattcaagaacaacgcaccaaaattcaagttcatgctagttacactaaaacaacgagatcgagcatataaattacacacacgacatcacaatgagccatagacactaactaacaccatttcaagtcaaaaacacgaatttagagaaatctagagttttagaaatgttacccaaacttgatgatattggtatcaaaatgtagaggatgaagaggggatcacgaaaatgtaatttgttttgatgtttgcttctccaatcggatttagatgatgattttatgtttgagggttttgagttcaaaaatgggaagtagagagaaagaggaggatggaggtgggaggtggagatgaaatgaatggatgtggtaagagggttgactagttaacctagtcaactagtttgcccatttggcaatctcggcccctcgagtttcaaagcgggtgcgggaattaacccaacgaatattttaaaaacgttcgagtaacggatgactttataattaaataacgaggatattatgaacgttggttaacgaaagatgccaaattaaatgacgaaagatattatttaaaaaaaaaaagacggtgttaaaataaatttaacggaaaaacgcgggatgttacattatccacacctcaaaagaaatttcgtcccgaaatttagttggaagtagtagtcgatatctcttactcgagactttacgttgttcatgatatgaataagtgtaggtacgtccttgagtgttctcatgaatttggatagtcagggttttacgttgtattaaggtttggttttacgatccccggtttcaactggttttcctatgaagagaagtttgtcatcgatagttggggtatctagcaggattgcacgttcctgttccgcaggacacgtttctaagtttgttacacgaaatgtagggtaaacgggggtaaacggaaacttaatttagtcggaagttctaaacggtaggaagcggttccaatacgccccaaggtttcaaaaggttcaatattgcggctatagcctttctcgatttcccaaaatggattacacctttccaaggtgcggtttctcaatattacgcggttacacactgggatttgtgaggttttcatctaagtttggtataactcttttggcgactatgggttgtctcgagcccttctcggacttgaatgatctcaattgttgtttcttgattgagttcagattctgtgttttgtttgccacatgcgttggttaaatgaacaggggtacgacattagcggtcatatagggtttcggaaagtgcgggtgaacacacgagtggtaactactgttgtacgagtgatctactaaaggtgacaatacgagtttgtgacatgtctttccaagacgtaaatcgttcgtttgctcggttcatcggtttgtgggtggtacgtggtactcatgtctaagcgggtctccagggtttcttgtaaaactagaagtgaaacgagtatttcgatacgggataatcgacaaggatacaccgtgttggaatagaatctcttaagatatgtttgaacaagttagttagggttcaaaaaaaaaaatgttcgttaggactattcaccctcgtggcgaatactaatgtaatgtgaggagtttctctatccatggagaaatgttacaaggagtttccttaaacggaaatgcgagcgataaagataggagtgaaatgaggactgagaataggatgagcttacatctcgaggttgccataacgtgcctctagttgtcgaaaattgaagtctggaagagaaacaagatagtacacgtagttgtatagttcggggttgaataatagttggccgattatcagaaacacaaggacgttaagtcaaagaagagtgaagtatcgttggattgtgtgttatcttaaattccagtaatatcagacagtaacggtgaaataacagaggtatgtgtgtggtacgtgatgacgagaaagttgatcggatctacagtttagtattcgaattcttcgtgcaaaataacggattttagttacgttaattttgagtcgagagagtatgcctttcggcgttcatgtagaaatatttccatgtttgagttccatctgttgctatacgattttaactagaaatgttggtgtgaagaatcacgctcaaggttcgaacacggagaggtttaaagttttcccttagtgagttaacgagtttaaaagtcgggtaacacgagaaaagtcagaaatgaatcttcggtgataacaggcgagatctaagattttacgaatacaagtctgagttgagagagtttcatgattacgtgtggcttgatttcgagattgattgtaatgccttgaccattaacatcatggtctagaaaatttgacttcgtttaacagaaattctcactcggagaatttggtatagagttgctcttttctcaaagttcgagcgtaagatgatgatgttgttcgtttgccttctttacttgaataagttaagatgtcatctataaatatgataacagatttgtctagataagttgcatacgtggtttaggaggttcatgaatacggatggagtcctaaataaatcaaacggtactaagagggatttacaactaacgttgcgagctcggaaaatggcttaggagacatcgtctcccttaacccccaattgatgataaccagaacggaggtcgatttggaatacacgggatccacgcaaataatcatgaggtaatggatacgaggaagagagtattggtttccaaccgaaagttacttagttcacaataatctatacataaatgtagggcaacaatttctccttaatgaataggtttgagttccttagttctataggtgtcgagtcccatttcttaacgcatatcctccgataaaatttataggcacacaatattttccgtcggtcacttaaatcgtctaagtagtatctgggggaaagaggtggaatataaagagcacgagtcaaatccttggttataaaacgtctaacggtactcgaatcgaataagtatgaaatatacggtttgttgtgaagaaacgtacccgtgactagtccatcatcgtctcgggcatcctaggtgtcgatgttgtaagttcaacggcgcgcgttggtttttgctttattctttgggcattcattcctaaaatgacccgattggccacatttgtagcaaatactcggctttggtgcgtcgggccccttttgagtgacgggggcggtacttccacaatacttggcaatatgaccactaccttggcaccgatggcaaattagcttgccacattcaccaaaatgatgcttgtggcatttgttgcaaaaaggtcgtgttctggcataacttttcttgccgacgggggtgagaggttccttggcaaagttgttgttgtagttgctcgattggggggcttcccattttcttttgttgtcacccgactcatcctcggctttaggtgccggcacttcaatctcgtctaccgtttcgatcaattgacgggccatattcagggcctcttggtgattactgggtttggatgacattactccttgtttgatgctcttgggaagaccatccatgtaaagttcaacccttagaggttcgggggtcacgaggtttgggcacatcaaggatagctcagaaaatcgttgattatatgcctttaggtcattcccgaccgcttttaaagttcttagttcgtgttcgagcttacgggtctcttcgcgcgggaagtattcggtgatcatctttttctttaagtcggcccatgagagagtgtgagcttcatcgatacccaccgacagcacatacgtattccaccatgtgagggcgataccggtgaaagtgtgggtggaatatttgactttgtcttggtcccgacaaccgcttatgctaaaaacggcttctgtttgctcaaaccatcgggtgagcacaaccggtcctccggtcccatcgaaggtgtgaggtttgcaccccatgaaagttttgtaggagcaaccctcatttgaattaccggctccatggttgttgtggttgtggttgttattgatgtcggaggagatactagccatagccgcacctatggcggtggctatcatgcgttgaaaagcttgttcggaagtttcattacgtggcccgcgacggggaggcattgttccttcaagacacaagaatatcgttgattagtattctcaataatactaatcatgatagggaatgatgatgtagagaaaattttccttgactcgccttaaattctttatgtcataatgtcagaatgtccatatgaatcaccgtaatataatcccggaaattatattaccctgattctcatgtgcatttaacattacctcataaagtcaaggtggcgcgtcaacaaaatttatcaacgtaagatcaagatcgaatacgagttagatatgatagaagagttcgagtatagatgcacaaatagtcaagtaattcctacttcagtctatatgccagttgtagtctagattcacctatgtaccctatgactcggggtggacacaaatgaactctaaatccctacaacctggctctgataccacttgtagcgaccccgacaaatcgtcaagtgacggcgtcgactacgtaagtcccattacctggtcataagtctttaaaacagacgtttgacccaaaatatgtcgcatccattcaagtgtaaagattgtttcaaagtttacaaagataattgaccacaagttaagttacaacgttataagtacaaatgaaaactatgcgacacagtttaaataagttcaaaagatgctctaaagtgcatgtatactcgacatccaagcaagtatcaaaagagtgcggaagcatgtatcactaagcattcataacctgagaaaacatagaagaatctgtcaacgaaaacgttggtgaaatcataggtttagtaagtattaaacgttgtttttgaaccacaagattttgtatttccataacgtagattatccaaatcatttgcattccaaaagtgttgttatacgcgagcactcaattatcaaaacttaaccaacgttaccccatcacacagtgctagaacccacactaaaacacaaaaatatatttcatccgcataacggtagcgaaccgtccgaatgagggtttgttaaacccgtatggccacacaatataagttctcgcttacaccctgcaagtgtaactaatgataatcgaattgaggcatttttgttctaactcgcacgtggaatgtttgttttcacacttgtgttcaaaacataaaagtaagtagtacaagatgtaacaaagtatatgttttctcagcccacgatttaaaagtataaaagttgttgaaaaggtgggactatgatctcaccttgagcgcaagagttaataaagtacttcaacgagtaaacgcgtgcaaagacaaggctagtcttgacctaaacatataggttatatcaataacggtaaacacaaacggtcaaagatgttcaattagtcctatggctcgttacgactcgattacgtagcatgtgaatcaattagtcaagtttcatgcacgatacaagtaactaagcatgttagaacgatcgtataattgtttggttaagtttgactaaaagtcaaacttggtcaaagtcaaggtcaacggggtcgggtcgggtcgggtatccgacaattttctcatgatgagaaatcatttatgagcagaatggccaagtttcatgttaatcggagttacggttaagcgggaaacattttgtgaaaggaaaaataaaaacacaaaatgagctgggcatatgcgcggcgcgctatgggttgcgcggcgcgcacccaagtgtaaatcctggtcagaacttaaccacgaaggcaaacatctgggatttctaattctgcgcggcgcgcgggtatatgcgcggcgcgcaatacctgggaaacatgcagtttgcagaaaaatggtccaagtcacgaaccaaaactcaaattgacatattttatgaaccgaaaacatccaaaatgcatactatatatcgttggaaaggtaatttgacagggaaaacaactaaacacgtttcatcaaacaaacttccacttacaacaaccaaaaaccgcaattaaacattcataatcaaagttcaagttccaaaaacgcattttatgattcgggcaaccaatttacatgtatgttatgccgtttcgaaggtaatcaaacatacaatccaactaaacacttaccaataataatccatggcattcaatgcatcaaaagtccatttcaagttcatcaaaccctaacccaaattcaccaaaatcaataatcaagttcatgaagttttctaaggcaacctacacatcaaattgaagctagtgatgctagtaacacaattaaaacatcaacttttaacacctaacaacatatgatcatcctaaattcaagaacaacgcaccaaaattcaagttcatgctagttacactgaaacaacgagatcgagcatataaattacacacacgacatcacaatgagccatagacactaactaacaccatttcaagtcaaaaacacgaatttagagaaatctagagttttagaaatgttacccaaacttgatgatattggtatcaaaatgtagaggatgaagaggggatcacgaaaatgtaatttgttttgatgtttgcttctccaatcggatttagatgatgattttatgtttgagggttttgagttcaaaaatgggaagtagagagaaagaggaggatggaggtgggaggtggagatgaaatgaatggatgtggtaagagggttgactagttgacctagtcaactagtttgcccatttggcaatctcggcccctcgagtttcaaagcgggtgcgggaattaacccaacgaatattttaaaaacgttcgagtaacggatgactttataattaaataacgaggatattatgaacgttggtTAACGAAAGATgcaaaattaaatgacgaaagatattatttaaaaaaaaaaagacggtgttaaaataaatttaacggaaaaacgcgggatgttacattctccaaagccactacccaagcatgaagctcgttgacttcttctactacaccgggatgattggcggttcggacgagcggatgaataagatccagaatttgagatagtatattatcgtgacgagatactctggaaatgagagagaaaatggtgtctcgaacaggttcaccggtaagtgcttcaggttcttcgccaagagggcaatgtggtgggtgaaagggatcgccttcttcttgtctccaataattaagtaggctacgaacccatccccaattcatccagaatagatgatggctaattggttgatccattctggttacactgtcttcgaaattcaggtgaatatccatatc from Rutidosis leptorrhynchoides isolate AG116_Rl617_1_P2 chromosome 9, CSIRO_AGI_Rlap_v1, whole genome shotgun sequence harbors:
- the LOC139869344 gene encoding uncharacterized protein yields the protein MGKQKRKWTNEEEEALKSGIKKHGVGKWRLILNDPRFASSLSNRNNIDIKDKWRNLLKYGDRETYVKHPPPSSSNRSKKVPIEEISDPKDNHNRCTVICKRRKTPNDTANETSKTKLVKDLYESEDYKNPCTITRKKSGTRSTRVTKGSRKGVVEEVNDSHDYLNPCNVTRKKSGSRSMRVNQGSKKDVVEEVNDSRDYRNPCTITPQRFGNCKKNISQDCISRKMSSEIVQNYLGNLWLNFSEDKKSAFTYLDPLWYVLYSDDSNKEKVLRWIKKKDVFSRRYVFFPIVYGGHWMVIILCHLGGSLGSTTNTPCILLLDSMAKTDHSSRLEPMIKKFVLNIYEKSGRTEDPKLLRKMPFLVPKIPQQRDSEECGVFVLYYITLFVKNAPESFNISDGYPYFMKKDWFNFEELDNFRETLDSISKNVSI